The following proteins are co-located in the Ictalurus punctatus breed USDA103 chromosome 14, Coco_2.0, whole genome shotgun sequence genome:
- the LOC108261312 gene encoding uncharacterized protein LOC108261312 isoform X2: MAKLLSTFLLQMLFGFFTPCLLEIASTDHLSVPPGENITLLCNITNYSEISWYRLRSEEVKLLISAEKFKLKKTFSLSYNVNESHFDMTESSSSVSLVIIGVRETDLGFYFCGGRNNATHIQFGKLIRLDFTADQHHETDRSDTQQSVGPALCGIIIIILSCVCAVFVSISIICSSLYCSTLQDKCSSTGDSNEKEVDLHLSDLTSVTYTSVS, encoded by the exons atgGCCAAACTCCTGTCTACATTTCTTCTACAGATGCTGTTTG GTTTCTTTACACCGTGTCTCCTTGAGATCGCTTCAACTGATCATTTATCTGTCCCTCCTGGAGAGAACATCACCCTGCTCTGTAACATCACTAATTATTCTGAGATATCGTGGTATCGACTGAGATCTGAGGAGGTGAAGCTGCTGATATCTGCTGAAAAATTTAAGCTGAAGAAAACCTTTTCCCTCAGTTATAATGTGAACGAGAGTCACTTTGATATGACAGAAAGCAGCAGTTCAGTCAGTTTAGTGATTATTGGAGTTAGAGAGACAGATCTGGGATTTTATTTCTGTGGAGGTCGAAACAATGCAACACACATTCAGTTTGGGAAACTCATCAGACTGGACTTTACAg CTGATCAGCATCATGAGACTGATCGTTCAGACACACAGCAGTCTGTAGGTCCTGCACTctgtggaattattattataatcctatcatgtgtgtgtgcggtctTTGTTTCAATAAGCATCATCTGCTCCTCTCTGTACTGTTCCACGCTACAAG ATAAGTGTTCTTCCACTGGGGACTCAAACGAGAAG GAAGTGGACCTGCACCTGTCTGATTTGACCTCTGTGACCTACACAAGTGTCTCCTGA
- the LOC108261312 gene encoding uncharacterized protein LOC108261312 isoform X1: protein MAKLLSTFLLQMLFGFFTPCLLEIASTDHLSVPPGENITLLCNITNYSEISWYRLRSEEVKLLISAEKFKLKKTFSLSYNVNESHFDMTESSSSVSLVIIGVRETDLGFYFCGGRNNATHIQFGKLIRLDFTADQHHETDRSDTQQSVGPALCGIIIIILSCVCAVFVSISIICSSLYCSTLQGENLQPEDQHLHRSPCHTHFPLFMTLPVVPGCAAALIH from the exons atgGCCAAACTCCTGTCTACATTTCTTCTACAGATGCTGTTTG GTTTCTTTACACCGTGTCTCCTTGAGATCGCTTCAACTGATCATTTATCTGTCCCTCCTGGAGAGAACATCACCCTGCTCTGTAACATCACTAATTATTCTGAGATATCGTGGTATCGACTGAGATCTGAGGAGGTGAAGCTGCTGATATCTGCTGAAAAATTTAAGCTGAAGAAAACCTTTTCCCTCAGTTATAATGTGAACGAGAGTCACTTTGATATGACAGAAAGCAGCAGTTCAGTCAGTTTAGTGATTATTGGAGTTAGAGAGACAGATCTGGGATTTTATTTCTGTGGAGGTCGAAACAATGCAACACACATTCAGTTTGGGAAACTCATCAGACTGGACTTTACAg CTGATCAGCATCATGAGACTGATCGTTCAGACACACAGCAGTCTGTAGGTCCTGCACTctgtggaattattattataatcctatcatgtgtgtgtgcggtctTTGTTTCAATAAGCATCATCTGCTCCTCTCTGTACTGTTCCACGCTACAAGGTGAGAACTTACAGCCTGAAGACCAACATTTACACCGTTCACcctgtcacacacacttccctttaTTTATGACACTTCCTGTTGTTCCAGGCTGTGCAGCAGCCCTTATACACTAG